Within Sorangiineae bacterium MSr11367, the genomic segment GCGCGCATGGGGAAAAGACTCCTTTTTACGACATTCGAAAAGCGTAGCTTGACGTTGTTCGGGAGAGCGAAGTAACAGCGAAGTCGATATTCGCGTCGCCGTTGTGTGCGCGGATATCCGCGCGCGATGGAATCGGAAGCCGGTGTGAATCCGGCACGGCCCCCGCCACGGTAACCGGGATCGGCGGCGATGGTCGCTTTGCCGTGCCCCGATCCCCTAAGCCCCGCGGAGCGGCGGGGCATTGGAGCCGGTCATGCGTCATACATGGATATTCGGTAGTACCCTTTTGGCGATTTCGGTCGCAGCGTGCGCCCAAGATGGCGCGATGGATCCCGTCGAGGAGCAGTCGCTCGCAGCGAGCACGACGTATGCGCTGTTCGTCGGGACGGATTTCACCAAGGCAGAACTCTCCGTGGTGAAATTGGCCCCCGATTCGGTCGCCGGGCGTTTGCCCATTGCCGACCAAGATTCCGTGGCGGCCGCCAACAGAGGATACGGTTTCGTCCTCGAGCGCGCGCAGGGCAAGGCCATCGTGCTCGATGGGACGAAGCCCTGGACGGCCAGCCGCACCCTCGACGTCAACGACTCGCCCGACGCGGGATCCTATGCTTCCAACCCGCGCACCGTGGTCGTCACCGCGGGCACCAAGTCCTATGTTGCGCGATATGCCACGAACACGGTGAAGATCATCGACGTGGCCACCGGTGCCGCATCGGGCAATATCGACCTTTCGGCGTTTCTCGCGCCGGGAGATCCCGACGGCAAAGTGGAAGTGCAGGATGCCGTGTACAATCCGTCCACCGGCCGCGCGTACTTCCTGCTCGAGCGCATCGACCAATTCGATTTCGGCCCGGCGCCCGACTACGTGGGGAAGTGCCTCGGCTGGCGTGGGCAAATCGTCACCGTGAACGTGGCGACGAACACCGTCGTGGGGGCGGCCATCGACCTTTTGGGCGACAATCCGCAAACCGTCACCGCGGATTTCGCGGCCAATCGCCTCATCGTCGTCGACACGGGTTGCCGCGATGGCAACGTGAGGCGCGGGCGCGGCATCGAGTCGGTTTCGCTCGCCAATGGCGCCAAGACGTGGCTCTATCAGACCGCGGATCAAGATCGCCTGTCCGCCCTCGTGTGGGCCGATGCAACGCACGCCTTCGTGAACAAAGGCAGCAGCTGGTACGCGTGGAACCCCACGCAAACCGCGCTCGGGTCGGCGCTCGCGAACTTCCCGCAGGCGCCGGTCTACGACGGCGCGGGGCGCGTCGTCGGGCTCCAGTCGCAGGGAAGCGGCGGCTCCACGACATGGTCGGTGGTCGCGTGGAACGTCGCGACCTCGCAGCTCTCCACCATCGTGACCCATCCGTTCCAGAGCGTGGTTCCGGCATCGCCCTACGGTGTGACCTCGGCGCTGCTCGTTCGCTGAGCTCACGGCGCACCCATCGTAACTGTCGCCGCGCCGTCACCGTAGACGGCGCGGCGCGCGCGTTGTGCCGCTTCGAGCATGCCCAGGCCGGGGTCGACCAGGAGATCCCGATCGAGCTCGACGATCCCGCCGGGGGACGCGCAGGCGCGGAGTCCCTCGAGGCCCGCGTGCTCGCAGATGCGCAGGCGCATGTCGTCGTTGGTGAGGATGACGTCCGGATCCAGCGCCAGCACTTGCTCGGAGGAGTAATCCGGCCAGTCGCGGTACGACGACGCCGCATCGAGCAAGCCGGCGGCGGAGATCACGTCGTGGTAGCTCGTGCCGGTGGCGCCGCCGAAGAAGCGACCGCCATAGACGGCGAGGTACATTCCGCGTTTGCGCGACGCGGGGGGCACGTCGGCGGCGACGGCTTTCATCGAGGCGACGAACGACTCCACGAGTCGTTCGCCGCGCTCCGGTGCCCCGACGATGGCCGCCACCTCGCGGATGTTCGGCACGAAGGTGGACATCCCGTGCATCTCGCCCAAATCGTAGACCGCGAGCCCCGCCTCGCGCAGGCGTGCGACCGGGCGCGGATCGCCGAGGCTGCTCACCAAGAGCAAGTCCGGGTGGAGTGCCAGGATGGCCTCGATGTCGTTCGTCGCGGCGATGGTCGCCTTGCCCTGGAAGCGAAAGCCACGGGCATGCTCGTTGGCGCTGTACTGCGTGAACGCGACGATGCGCTCCGGTTCGCACAGCGCCAAGAGGAGGTGGTCGGTCAGCAAGCTCGCCGAGGCGATGCGCGCATAGTGCGCCCGCGGCAACGCGGTGCCGCCATGATCGGTCCACGTCGTCGCGGTCTCGGCGGCGTGCGTCTCGGGCGTGGCCGCGGTATCGTGGTGCGGCTTCCACGCGGCCGACGTGGAGAGCGCGAGCGCGGCGACGAAGGCCGCCACGTTCCAGGTGGTGACCGCCCTCATGACGGCTCCTCGTTGGGCAGGCGGAAACCAAGGGCGCCGTTGGGCACGAGGTTCACGCCGTAGACGCGTTCGAGTGAGCCCGCACGGATGACGTCGCGGGTTTTGCCCGAGAGAACGATGCGTCCTTGCTCCAGCAGGATGGCGTCGTCGGTCCAGTCGAGGGCTTCCTCCAGCGGATGCAGCACGGCGAGGATGGCGTAGCCGGCCTTCGCGAGCGTGCGCAGCAAGCGATAGAGGCGCAGCGCATGCCCCACGTCGAGGGCGGCGGTGGGCTCGTCGAGAAGGAGAAGCCGCGCCTCCGTGGCCAGGGCGCGTGCGAGGAGTACACGCTGCCGCTCGCCCTGCGAGAGCGCGGTGAAGGCTCGATGGGCGAGCGATGCCGCCTCTCCCAAGTGGAGCGCCCGCTCGATGGCCGCGCGATCGCCGTCGGTTCCACGCACGCGGCCCACGTGGTGCGCGTAGCGACCGTGGGCGACGACCTCGCGCACCGAGAGGGGCGAGCGCAGTTCCGACTGCTGCGGCACGTACGCCATGCGCCGCGCCCGCCCGGCCCGATCGAGTTGCGCGGCGGAGGTCCCCTCGAGGGCGACGTCGCCCTCGTAGGGCAAAATGCCGGCGATGGCCTTGACCAGCGACGACTTGCCTGCGCCGTTCGGCCCGAGCACGCCGAGGATGCGCCCCGCCTGCGCGGCGAAGGTCACGCCGTCCACCACGGTGCGCGCGCCGCGTACGATGCGGAGATCCGACACGCGCAAGGCGTCAGGCATGCGGCGCCCCCTTTTGCAGGCGCGCGAGGATCGCCAGGAACGCGGGCGCGCCCAGCAGCCCGGTGAGCACGCCCAGGGGGATCTCCCCGCGGGCGGGAAGGGATCGCGCGAGCAGATCGCACGCGGCCACGAAGACGGCGCCCGCGAGGGCGGTGACCGGCACCAGCCGGCGATGCTCCACGCCGAGGAGCGGCCGCAACGCGTGCGGCACGAGCAACCCCACGAAGGCGAGATTCCCGCCCAGAGAAACCGCGCCGGCGGTGAGCACCGCGATCCAGAGCACGCAATAGCGGCGCACCTCGGCGACGTTCACGCCCAGCGACGTCGCTTCCTCGTCGCCCGAGAGGAGCAGATCGAGCGGCTTCGCCCAGAACCATGCTGCCCCGATGCCCGCGACGACCAACGGCGCGGCGAGCGCCAGGTGCAGCGGCCCCGTGGCACTGAGGCCGCCCAAGGTGAACGCCACGACGGCGCGCCCGAGCTCCCAGCGCTCCTGCGCGAGGCTGGTGACCAGGCTTTCCAGGCTGAGAAAAAGCGACGACAGGAGAAAACCGGTGAGGATGATCGACAGCAGATCGCCGGCCCGCCGCAGGAGCGCGAGGATGATGCCCAGCGCCACGAGCGCGCCGAGCAGGCACCCCACGGGGAGCACCGCATCGGGCGAGACGCCGCGCGGACCGCGCCCGGACAAGAGCACCTCGAGGCCGAGCACCGCGGCGCTTCCTCCAAGGGTGGCCCCGGCCGACGTGCCCAGCACCGATGCATCCGCCAAGGGATTGCGAAACAGCCCCTGGATGACCAACCCCGCCACGGCGAGCGCTGAACCCACGAGGAGAGCCGCCCCGAGTCGCGATGCACGAAGGGTGAGCAAGGTCGTACGAAGCGTGGCGTCGTCGAGGTTGCCCGCGCCCACGAGAAGCGAGGCCAGAACGAGCCCCACGAGCGCGACGGCCAGCACGCCGTATACGAGGGCGAGCCTCACGTCACAGTCCTCCGATGGAGCGCGGCGGCAGGCCGATCAGCGTGTCGAGCACGGCGTCGTCGAGCGGCTCGAATCGGCCTTCGGCGGAGACGTGCCATCGTCGCAGACGGTTGCGTTGCGCGTCCCCGAGGAGGCAGACATCGCCGCAACCGGGCGCGCAGTGCATGCCACCGAGCACGTATGCCTTGGGGGCCTCGGCCAGCGGCGTGACCTCACCGTTGGTCGTATTCAGCGCGAAGGCGGCATCGCCAACCTTGCCGTTGCCGCCGTAGGAGAGCGCCAAGATGCGATCTTCGCTCGCGAACGTGAGGCTCGGTTGAAGTCCAACGTCGAGCCTCTTACCCAGGTCGAAGCGGCGGATCTCCTTGGGCGGAAGCACCGTCGTGTCGTAGAGGACGATGTCGCTGCCCTTGGGATCGAACTTCTGCGTGGACATGTCCAACTTGCTGGAGCACGCCACCGCGGCAAAATCGCCGGACGGCGAAACGGCCAAGCGCCCGCACGCCTGAAGGCCCAGGATGTCCAGGGTCCACACGACGCGGTTCGTAGCGGGGGAAATCGCCGCGAAGCGCCCGTCGCCGGTGCGCGAAAAGTCGGCGGCCCAGCGGCCGAGGCTCACCACGACCTGGCCGCGAAGCCACGTCATCGCGTCGGGGCAGGCCTGGAGCCCGGGATCGTCTTCCGGCATGGGGATGCGCCCGGTGATGGCGTACTTCTCCGTGTCGAGGATCAGGAGATCGCCGCCTTGGTCGAGGGGCAGCGCGCCCGGCGATGGGTTGGTCCCGTAGCGCGAGACGTAGGCGCGGCGCGCGTCGACGTCGAGGTAATCGTGCGGGTTCGATTGAAAGCCGGTGCCGACGGGAAGCTGCGCGAGGACGCGGGCGGTGCCGAGGTCCATCCAGGTGATGACGTTGGTGCCGTAGCGGTCCAGGATGACCACGCGCTTCGAGCCTGGCGCGGTGGCCGGCACGTCGACGTCGCCGGAAAGCGCGAGGGCGAGGCCCGGCTTGGCCGCGCCGCTCGAGACGAACGACTGCGATTGCGTGACGCCGTCGAGCGAGGAGACGACGATGTTCGTCGATTTGTAATCGCTGGTGACGACGGCCACGGCGCGCTCGCAGGAAGACCCCGCATCGGGGGTGCCGGCATCGCCCACCGAGATCCCGCCCGTGGACTGAGGCGCGGGCGAGACGTTGCAGGCTGCGAGAAACACGAGCGCGAAGAACGAATGCTTCACCATGAGGCCTCCACGCCGAAATACGCGCTCCGTCCGGGGAGCGGATAACCGATGATGTCCGTGCGCCGCGCATCGAAGAGATCGGCCACGCGGGCGCGCGTGGTGAGCACGCCGTCGAACCATGCGACGTACGCCTCCAGATCGAAGGACACCTGTTCGTCGATGACCCCGAGCCCCGCAGGATCGGCGTAGCGGCTCGCCTGGTAGACGGCGCGCGCTTCGCCCCCGATGGCGCTCGGCCCCTTTTGGTTCGCGCCCTTCCAATCCGCGCGAAGGCGCGGCACCGCGATGAGCCGCGAGCGGAATGGCAAAATGTCGTTCACCGTGGTCCGCTCCGGCGAGGTGTCGCGGGGATCCATGAAGGTGGCGGCCACCTCGGCGCGCACGATCTTGGTGAGCGCAACACCGCCGAGAAGCTCCGCGCCGAGCACGCGCGCGCGGCCGACGTTGTACGGAACGACGTAGCCCTGGCCGGCGCGCTGGTAGGCGATGAGCCCGTCCACCGAGTGCGCGAAGACGAAGGCATCGAGAAACGCGCCCTCGAGGAAGACGCCGCGCTTCGTTTGGATGCGCACCCCCAAATCCGCCGTGTAGCCGTCTTCGGGCCGGAGGTTCGGGTTGCCGTGCACCGTGCTGTTTACGCCGTAAACTTCGCCCAAGGTCGGCACGCGCACGTAGCGCCCCAGGTTGGCGAGCATGCGCACCCGCCCATCGCCGAGCTGCACCCCCACGCGGCCGGTGGGCTCGAGCACGTCGCACGTGGCATCGGTCGCACCGGTGTGGTGGCACTCACCGCTGCCGAGCGCGCGCAGGGTGACGCCGGGGAGGAGGCGCGCCTCCGCACCGAGCGCGAGTCGGCCGAATTCGCGGTGCGCGCGGCCGATGGGCACATCGTCGGGATCGCGTTCGATGCGCTCGTGCGCGACGTTCACCATGGGACGAAGGGTGAAGCGGTCGCCGAGCTCGAGCCGCGCGGCGACGGACTGCTCGATGCGGCGGCCGACGATGTCGAGCTTCGTGGTTTGCAACGAGAGCTCGCGCAACGGGTCGTCGTACGAGGTGGAGCCGACGAGAAACGAGGTGCGCGCATCGAGCGCGTAGCGATCGCGCGCATCGAGCGGCACATGCAGGGCGATGGCCCCGAGGGCACGCTCGGTGCGACCGCGCGCGCGCCTCGATTGGAGCACGGCGAGGGTGGCCACGCCTTGCTCGCGGCGGATGCCGTTGGCAAGCACGTCGACATAGGCGCCCTTGCCGAGGTCCACGCGGGCGAGGCCCCAGCCTTCGAGGGTGCGCTGGTCCGCGTTCTCGCGGGTCGCGGAGGTTCCCTCGCTTCCATTCAACAGCGTGCCGTGGTCATCGACGAAGGGGTAGCGGTTCGTGGCATGATCCGCGCTCACCCCGACCAGTGCCTGCACCGACCCGGCGTGGAGCGCTTGATGCACCCACGCTTTGCTCGTGCCCCAGGAGCCGGCGTAATAGCCAAAGCCGCCTTGGTTCGATTGAGGCCGCCGAGGCTCGAAAAAAATGGCCCCGCCGGGCGCGAGCCGATCGGCTTCGAGCGGGGCGTTGCCGCGGTAGATCTCGATGCGATCGATCAGCCAGAGTGGCACCATGGACAGGTCGGCGGTGCCGGCCACGTCATCGTTCAGGCGAACGCCAGCGAGGTACACGGGCGTGGCGGCGGCCGTGGCGCCTCGGATGGCGGCGGTGGCGGGCGCACCAAAGCCGCCGGACTCGCTGACGGCCACGCCGGGTTGCGTGCGCAGTACGTCCTGCGCCTCGAGGCCCGGTCCGGCGAGCCGCTCGCGCGGTACGACCGAGCTGGCGACGCTGCGGTCTTTTGGCGCGATGGGATCACGCACGGCATCACCGGTCACGTGCACTTCGGCGACAGGCTCTTCGGCATACGCGGGCATGGAGCCCAGCGCCGCGCCCATCGAGAGCGCCGCCATCGTTCCGCCTTTGATTACCGCCCGAAACCGCATCCACGTTGCCCGCCTTCCCCACGAAGACTCAGGTCAAAGCGCGGGCCAAACATCGGCGTCGCGCCACCTTCGGCAGGTCTTCGGACTCACGGGCGTGGTGGCTCGGTGGAGCCGTCTTCCTATGCATCGCCGCTTCCCAGGCCCGAGACCCCGCTGTTGGGGTATGACTTGAAGAGGGAGGGCCCAGTGCGTCGTTGGCGATGTTCGTTCCCGTTTACCGCTGCGGGGCAGTTCCGGATTTTCACCGGATTCCCTTTTGAGCCGCCCGGGCGATGGCCCGAATCGGCACCGAAAGCAGACGGGCTAGTACCCCGGAAGACTCAGCCCGTCAAGGAAGGCTGCTCCTTCCGGTGTTTCGTGTAGCGTCGTAGGGTGGCCACCAACGCGAAGAACGAGGAATCGGAGGTGCTCTCGGTGGGCGGGCACGACGTGACCGTCACCCACCCGAGCAAGCCCTACTTCACGAAGGCAACGAAGCTCTCCAAGCTCGACATCGTGCGCTACTACCTGTCGGTGGCGCCCGGCGCCCTGGGCGGCATCCGCGGGCGGCCCATCGTGTTGAAGCGTTTCGTCGACGGCGCCGAGGGGGAGGCGTTCTACCAAAAGCGCGCCCCCGAGAAGAGGCCGCCGTGGGTTCGCACGGTGACCTTGGCCTTTCCCTCCGGGCGCACCGCGCAGGAGATCGTGGTGGACGACGCCGCGGGGCTCGCCTGGGTGGTGAACCTCGGCTGCCTGGAGCTGCACCCGCATGCGGTGCGCGAGACCGCGATGGAGCATCCCGACGAGCTGCGCGTGGATCTCGATCCGGGCCCCGGCGTCGTCTGGGACGACGTGCGCCGGGTGGCGCTGGAGGTGCGGGCGCTGTTGGCGGAGCACGGCCTCGTGGGCTGGCCCAAGACCAGCGGCTCACGTGGGATCCATATCAACGTGCGCATCGAGCCGCGGTGGTCCTTCTCCGACGTGCGGCGCGCCGCGCTGGCGTTGTCCCGTGCCATCGAGCGGCGGGTGCCGGCACTCGCGACGTCGAAGTGGTGGAAGGAGGAGCGCCACGGCGTCTTCCTCGACTACAACCAGAATGCGAAGGACCGAACGACCTGCTCCGCCTATTCGGTGCGCCCGGTACCCGATGCACGCGTGTCGACGCCGCTCGAGTGGAGCGAGGTGCCCGATTGCGATCCGGCCGATTTCACCGTGCTGACGGTGCCGGCACGATTTGCGGAACGCGGCGATCCGCACGCGCGCATGGACGAGTTCCCCGGTTCGCTGGAGCCGCTGTTGGAGCTCGCCGAGCGTGACGAGGCCGCGGGCCTCGGCGACGCCCCATGGCCTCCGCACTTCCGCAAGGGCGACAGCGAGACCACGCGTGTCGCCCCGTCGCGGGCCAAAGGCGTCAAGGCCGCCAGCGAAGGTACGAGCAAGGCGCCGCGCAGCCGAGCGCCCAAGATGCCGCTCCTCATCATCGCGCACTCGCCGGACAAAGAAGCCGCGCTCGCCGGCCTGGAGCGATGGAAGGCGAAGTACCCCGACGTCGTCCCGCACCTCGCCATCGACGACGTCCTCATCGACGCGATGCGCGGCCGCTCCTCCACCTGGACGCGTATCCGCGTCAACCTCCGCCACGTCCCCGAGGACGCGCGCCCGCCGCAGGAGACGCCCGATCCCGACGACGACCCGACCCGCGCCTGGCGCGAAGCCACACGCCGGAAATCGTCTTAGACAGCCATCGGCCGTACCCCCTTGCCGGATGAAGACGGCCAGAGATGATTTGACAGGGAGATCGGGAGATCGGGAGGTTTTTCATGAAAATCAGAATCTCCCGATCTCCCGATCTCCTTGTTCAAATCCCTCTTCAGCCGTAGGCGCGTCGAGACGGCATACCGCAGCGGCGACCCGGCCGGTAACATGCCGGGGCATGAGCGACTACCAGCTGTTCCAAACGCTGTCCCCCACGGATTTCGCCAATGTGGTGACCCGCGAGTGCGTCATGGATATGGCCATCCGTCCCTTGTGGGCGGGGATGCCGCGCGTGGCCGGTCCCGCGTACACGGTCCGGTGCGAGCCGGGCGACAACTTGATGCTGCACGCTGCCATTTACCGCGCCCCGCCGGGCTCGGTGGTGGTGGTCGACGCGGGCGGTGACACGAACTACGCCGTGGCCGGAGGAAACGTCTGCGCCATTGCCCAAAAGCACGGGATTGCCGCCTTCGTCGTGGACGGAGTCATCCGCGACCTCGCCGAGGTGCGGGAATGTGGCTTTCCCGTTTTCGCCCGCGGCGTCATCCCCATTCCCGGGATCAAAGACAAGCTCGCTCCCCTCAACGCACCCGTGCGATGCGGCGGCGTGCATGTGGCCCCTGGCGATGTGGTGGTCGCCGACGAAGAGGGCATCGTCGTCATCCCCCTCGGCGAAGCCGACTCCATTCTCGCCGCCGCCCAAAAGGGTGCCGCCAAAGAGGCCAGCGAAACGTTGGAGGCGTGGGAAGCCGCCCACCGCACCCGCGTGGAGGCGATTTTGCGCAGCAAAGGCTTCGCGGGCTAAACTTTTTCGGCTCTGTTGATTTCGTGCGACGGACGCTCGTCGGCCGGGCCATCAGAGACGGATATGTTTCCCGTGCACGAGGAAAACGGCTCGCCACCGTGCCCCTCCATTGGAATCCACGACGACTCGGAATCGACCACCCTGCAGGAGCTCATCGTTCGCGCAGAACAGCGCGAACGTAGGAGGCAGGACGAGATCCTCCGCGCGCAGGCCGCCAACGAGCGACGTGCCGCGGATGAACGCGAATGGGAATGGCGGCGGCAGCGCGCCGAGGCCGCCCGCCTCGAGCGCACGCGGGCCTCGCCTACGCCGCCTACTTACGTAACCGAAATAGAGAATGACACGTACACCAAGGCGCTGGCTGCGCTGATGGGGGCGGTGTTCGCCTTGGTGTTGCTCGGGTCGAGTTACTATTGGCTAGTCTCACCCGCGCGCGTGGGGCGGTGGACCGAGGCCTCGCATCGTATGCTCGAAGAGCGCAGTGCCGCACTGACGCAAATGGAGCGCGCCATGGCCAACGAGCGAACCAAATCGGCCGCACTCTCGATCGAACTGGCCAAAGTGCACGCGAACAATGCGCAGCTCGAACGCCAGCTCTCGGCGGTGCGGCGCGAACGACACGAGCCACCCGCGCGCATGCCGAATGCACCCACGATGGCCGTCGTGACCGCACCGCGTCGAGCGCTCATCGCGCCGGCCGCGCCCGCCGACGAACAAGAGAAACCGCCGCCCCCGCGTCCTGCGGAAGAGGCTCCGTGCCACCCGGGCGATCCGCTTTGCAGCAATTTGTAAGGCCTCGCTTGCCCGGAACCCGATTCGACTGCAATCGGCCAGCCGAGTCCCGAAGTTGCGTGGCAAATCGTGCTGCCGAAGGCGCGTATTGTGCTGGGCGATGACGCGTATTCCGCTACGTTGAACCTCCTTGAAAGGGGGGTCGTTTGAACCGACTTGGCTTTCTTTGCGCGTCCATTGTCATTCTTGCTTCCAGTTCTGCTTCGGCGGCGTCTCTCTCGACCACCACCACCCTGACATCGTCGAACCCCTCGTCCGTTCACGGCGAAGAGGTCGTTCTCGCGGTGCACGTGGAAACGTCGGATGGCAAAGAGCCGTCGGGGGTCATCAAAATACACGATGGCCCCTCCAACGTGTACACGGCCACATATCCCGCCGAGCACGAGTTTCACGTGTCGACGTTCACGACGCGACGTCACGAGCTCGTTGCGGAGTTCGTTGGCAACGCGGAGGCCACAGCCTCTCGCTCCACCGTTCTCGAACAGGTGATCAACAAAGCCGATACGATCACAACCGTCGTACTGGATGCCAACCCCGCAACCGCAAATCGGGACGAGGGCCTTTTGGTCTTCGTCCAGCCGGTAGCCCCCGGGCGCGGATTCGTTTCCGGGGACGTTTTGGTTCAAGGAGGCGCCAATCCGCCGGAGGTCAAGCCATACCCCGACTCGTGGCCCTATGGTCGCTTTCCCGTACGTCGTCCAAACTCACCAGGATCGTACCCCGTCGCGGCGAATTACGTTGGCTCGGACGATTTCAATCCGAGCACGGCAACGGTCGTTCAGAACGTCGTCGAAGGCGGAACGACCCTTTCCGTTGAACACGTCTTGGCCTCGCGTGCGCAATACGTGTCACTCGCGGCCCGTATCGTGGCGTCTGCGGGCACCTTGTCGGGGACCGTTCGATTCAGCGAAGAAGGTCGTCTCTTGTTCGAGGGGCCACCCAATCCCTCCGGGCTCGTCTGGCACAGTGTATCTGATGGGTTCGCACCTGGCACCCATCGCATTTCCGTCGAGTACGTTGGCGACAGCACCCATGGCTCCTTGTCGACCACTCTCTTCGTCGAAGTCATGAATGACAGGGAGCCCGGTTCCGGTGTGGGTCATCAGCCTGCCCGTACCTCGTATGGCGAGTCCGTTAGACTCCGGACCGGCGAGTCGATTTTGCAGGTACCGCAGGGAACGTACGAGTACTTCGATGGCGAGCAACTCCTTGGAACCAGCTATTCCTTTCAACGGCCCGTGCCTGGAACCCACGTAGCCGTCATGTGGGGTGAGTATCCGACGTGCGTTCTCTCGCCCGGTATGCATTCGCTCAGGGCACGGTATCGAAATCACGACGGAGGCGTGCAGCCCATGGTGCCTTGGGTCTTTCTCGATCACGAGGTGCTAGGTGGAGATTCCGATGCAGGGCCCTACACCGGCGCGTGCAAAAGCCCTGACGCGGGCTCCGGCGAGACACCGCTGGACGCTGGCCCGGACGGCGCGCCCGACGCTGCGCCACCTGGTCCGGGCAATCCGAGCACACCGTCGGAGGCCGAGTCATCCGGATGCCAGAGTTCGACGGGTACCGTTCCGATGGGGGGCGTAACGTTGACGTTCGCCGTTCTCGCCGGCGGCCTCGTCCTGCGAAAGAAGCGGCGCGCTTCAAAAGCTTCCGCGTAGGCCA encodes:
- a CDS encoding glutaminyl-peptide cyclotransferase, giving the protein MDPVEEQSLAASTTYALFVGTDFTKAELSVVKLAPDSVAGRLPIADQDSVAAANRGYGFVLERAQGKAIVLDGTKPWTASRTLDVNDSPDAGSYASNPRTVVVTAGTKSYVARYATNTVKIIDVATGAASGNIDLSAFLAPGDPDGKVEVQDAVYNPSTGRAYFLLERIDQFDFGPAPDYVGKCLGWRGQIVTVNVATNTVVGAAIDLLGDNPQTVTADFAANRLIVVDTGCRDGNVRRGRGIESVSLANGAKTWLYQTADQDRLSALVWADATHAFVNKGSSWYAWNPTQTALGSALANFPQAPVYDGAGRVVGLQSQGSGGSTTWSVVAWNVATSQLSTIVTHPFQSVVPASPYGVTSALLVR
- a CDS encoding ABC transporter substrate-binding protein → MRAVTTWNVAAFVAALALSTSAAWKPHHDTAATPETHAAETATTWTDHGGTALPRAHYARIASASLLTDHLLLALCEPERIVAFTQYSANEHARGFRFQGKATIAATNDIEAILALHPDLLLVSSLGDPRPVARLREAGLAVYDLGEMHGMSTFVPNIREVAAIVGAPERGERLVESFVASMKAVAADVPPASRKRGMYLAVYGGRFFGGATGTSYHDVISAAGLLDAASSYRDWPDYSSEQVLALDPDVILTNDDMRLRICEHAGLEGLRACASPGGIVELDRDLLVDPGLGMLEAAQRARRAVYGDGAATVTMGAP
- a CDS encoding ABC transporter ATP-binding protein gives rise to the protein MPDALRVSDLRIVRGARTVVDGVTFAAQAGRILGVLGPNGAGKSSLVKAIAGILPYEGDVALEGTSAAQLDRAGRARRMAYVPQQSELRSPLSVREVVAHGRYAHHVGRVRGTDGDRAAIERALHLGEAASLAHRAFTALSQGERQRVLLARALATEARLLLLDEPTAALDVGHALRLYRLLRTLAKAGYAILAVLHPLEEALDWTDDAILLEQGRIVLSGKTRDVIRAGSLERVYGVNLVPNGALGFRLPNEEPS
- a CDS encoding iron ABC transporter permease, which codes for MRLALVYGVLAVALVGLVLASLLVGAGNLDDATLRTTLLTLRASRLGAALLVGSALAVAGLVIQGLFRNPLADASVLGTSAGATLGGSAAVLGLEVLLSGRGPRGVSPDAVLPVGCLLGALVALGIILALLRRAGDLLSIILTGFLLSSLFLSLESLVTSLAQERWELGRAVVAFTLGGLSATGPLHLALAAPLVVAGIGAAWFWAKPLDLLLSGDEEATSLGVNVAEVRRYCVLWIAVLTAGAVSLGGNLAFVGLLVPHALRPLLGVEHRRLVPVTALAGAVFVAACDLLARSLPARGEIPLGVLTGLLGAPAFLAILARLQKGAPHA
- a CDS encoding TonB-dependent receptor — translated: MAALSMGAALGSMPAYAEEPVAEVHVTGDAVRDPIAPKDRSVASSVVPRERLAGPGLEAQDVLRTQPGVAVSESGGFGAPATAAIRGATAAATPVYLAGVRLNDDVAGTADLSMVPLWLIDRIEIYRGNAPLEADRLAPGGAIFFEPRRPQSNQGGFGYYAGSWGTSKAWVHQALHAGSVQALVGVSADHATNRYPFVDDHGTLLNGSEGTSATRENADQRTLEGWGLARVDLGKGAYVDVLANGIRREQGVATLAVLQSRRARGRTERALGAIALHVPLDARDRYALDARTSFLVGSTSYDDPLRELSLQTTKLDIVGRRIEQSVAARLELGDRFTLRPMVNVAHERIERDPDDVPIGRAHREFGRLALGAEARLLPGVTLRALGSGECHHTGATDATCDVLEPTGRVGVQLGDGRVRMLANLGRYVRVPTLGEVYGVNSTVHGNPNLRPEDGYTADLGVRIQTKRGVFLEGAFLDAFVFAHSVDGLIAYQRAGQGYVVPYNVGRARVLGAELLGGVALTKIVRAEVAATFMDPRDTSPERTTVNDILPFRSRLIAVPRLRADWKGANQKGPSAIGGEARAVYQASRYADPAGLGVIDEQVSFDLEAYVAWFDGVLTTRARVADLFDARRTDIIGYPLPGRSAYFGVEASW
- a CDS encoding DNA polymerase domain-containing protein; the encoded protein is MATNAKNEESEVLSVGGHDVTVTHPSKPYFTKATKLSKLDIVRYYLSVAPGALGGIRGRPIVLKRFVDGAEGEAFYQKRAPEKRPPWVRTVTLAFPSGRTAQEIVVDDAAGLAWVVNLGCLELHPHAVRETAMEHPDELRVDLDPGPGVVWDDVRRVALEVRALLAEHGLVGWPKTSGSRGIHINVRIEPRWSFSDVRRAALALSRAIERRVPALATSKWWKEERHGVFLDYNQNAKDRTTCSAYSVRPVPDARVSTPLEWSEVPDCDPADFTVLTVPARFAERGDPHARMDEFPGSLEPLLELAERDEAAGLGDAPWPPHFRKGDSETTRVAPSRAKGVKAASEGTSKAPRSRAPKMPLLIIAHSPDKEAALAGLERWKAKYPDVVPHLAIDDVLIDAMRGRSSTWTRIRVNLRHVPEDARPPQETPDPDDDPTRAWREATRRKSS
- a CDS encoding RraA family protein; the protein is MSDYQLFQTLSPTDFANVVTRECVMDMAIRPLWAGMPRVAGPAYTVRCEPGDNLMLHAAIYRAPPGSVVVVDAGGDTNYAVAGGNVCAIAQKHGIAAFVVDGVIRDLAEVRECGFPVFARGVIPIPGIKDKLAPLNAPVRCGGVHVAPGDVVVADEEGIVVIPLGEADSILAAAQKGAAKEASETLEAWEAAHRTRVEAILRSKGFAG
- a CDS encoding Ig-like domain-containing protein, yielding MNRLGFLCASIVILASSSASAASLSTTTTLTSSNPSSVHGEEVVLAVHVETSDGKEPSGVIKIHDGPSNVYTATYPAEHEFHVSTFTTRRHELVAEFVGNAEATASRSTVLEQVINKADTITTVVLDANPATANRDEGLLVFVQPVAPGRGFVSGDVLVQGGANPPEVKPYPDSWPYGRFPVRRPNSPGSYPVAANYVGSDDFNPSTATVVQNVVEGGTTLSVEHVLASRAQYVSLAARIVASAGTLSGTVRFSEEGRLLFEGPPNPSGLVWHSVSDGFAPGTHRISVEYVGDSTHGSLSTTLFVEVMNDREPGSGVGHQPARTSYGESVRLRTGESILQVPQGTYEYFDGEQLLGTSYSFQRPVPGTHVAVMWGEYPTCVLSPGMHSLRARYRNHDGGVQPMVPWVFLDHEVLGGDSDAGPYTGACKSPDAGSGETPLDAGPDGAPDAAPPGPGNPSTPSEAESSGCQSSTGTVPMGGVTLTFAVLAGGLVLRKKRRASKASA